A genomic stretch from Caulobacter sp. FWC2 includes:
- a CDS encoding glycosyltransferase, translating into MRVVDVAEFYSPTGGGVRTYIDRKFEAAAQLGHELFVIAPGPEDRFEPRGPGGLIQVRAPRLPFDANYHMFWDAKPVHRWLDSLSPDLVEASSPWRGAWIVANWPAPVARAMFMHADPVATYPQRWLAPVAGPERIDQLFEWFWSYLRNLTGHFASVVTGGHWLAQRFERQGVKAVKGVPLGIDRGSFSPRFRDERLRSELLRACACPDDAKLALAVGRFHPEKRWPLVIEAVTTARADGPIALVLVGDGIDRARVLRAAAGKAHVHLIPPILDRRLLATHLASADVLVHGCDSETFGLLPAEAMASGLPLVGPDRGGFADLAQPSTSEIYRAGDTEAATAAIRRLFARDPGALKVAAVTAATRVRCDKDHFADLFDHYQAVAGRTRSIAPRPISHPLEAFGARA; encoded by the coding sequence ATGCGGGTAGTGGATGTCGCCGAGTTCTATTCGCCCACCGGCGGGGGCGTGCGAACCTATATCGACCGCAAGTTCGAAGCGGCGGCCCAACTGGGCCACGAGCTCTTCGTCATCGCGCCGGGGCCGGAGGACAGGTTCGAGCCGCGTGGCCCGGGCGGCCTGATCCAGGTTCGCGCGCCGCGGCTGCCGTTCGATGCGAACTACCACATGTTCTGGGACGCGAAGCCCGTGCATCGCTGGCTCGATTCGTTGTCGCCGGACCTGGTCGAGGCGTCTTCACCCTGGCGCGGCGCCTGGATCGTCGCCAACTGGCCCGCGCCGGTCGCGCGCGCCATGTTCATGCATGCGGATCCCGTGGCGACCTATCCTCAACGATGGCTGGCCCCGGTCGCCGGCCCCGAGCGGATCGACCAGCTCTTTGAATGGTTCTGGAGCTATCTGCGTAATCTGACCGGCCATTTCGCCTCCGTCGTCACCGGTGGGCACTGGCTCGCACAGCGTTTCGAGCGCCAAGGCGTGAAGGCTGTGAAGGGCGTCCCGCTCGGTATTGATCGTGGCTCGTTCTCCCCTCGATTCAGGGACGAGCGCCTGCGATCAGAACTGCTCAGGGCTTGCGCGTGCCCAGACGATGCGAAGCTGGCCTTGGCCGTGGGACGGTTTCATCCGGAAAAACGCTGGCCTCTGGTGATCGAGGCCGTGACCACGGCCCGCGCCGATGGCCCCATCGCCCTCGTCCTGGTAGGCGACGGCATCGACCGCGCCAGGGTCCTGCGCGCGGCCGCCGGCAAGGCCCATGTCCATTTGATCCCGCCGATCCTGGATCGACGTTTGCTGGCCACTCACCTCGCCAGCGCCGATGTCCTCGTGCATGGCTGCGACTCGGAGACCTTTGGTCTGCTGCCGGCGGAGGCCATGGCCAGCGGTCTTCCCCTCGTCGGACCGGATCGGGGCGGCTTCGCCGATCTCGCCCAGCCGTCGACGTCGGAGATCTATCGCGCCGGCGATACCGAAGCGGCGACTGCCGCCATCCGTCGATTGTTCGCGCGCGATCCAGGCGCCCTGAAGGTCGCCGCGGTCACGGCCGCGACCAGGGTCCGGTGCGACAAGGACCACTTCGCTGATCTGTTCGACCACTATCAGGCAGTGGCGGGCAGAACGCGGTCGATCGCGCCGCGTCCGATTTCCCATCCGCTAGAAGCGTTCGGCGCGAGAGCTTGA